The sequence below is a genomic window from Chryseobacterium foetidum.
GATAGACAGAAGCGAAGGTCAGTTTGGCAACCCGCTCGTTATGTTTTTCAGTTTCTTTCATGTGAAGATTTCATTTAATCAAAAATAAAAATTTTATAAATAAAAATTGGGGGCTTTAAAACGCACTAAAATATTTGTCATCACAGGCAGTATTCTTGTATGAACTTTAAAAACGCTTTACGTTTCGCTAAAAACCTTTTGTCCCTTTTGTGGAACCAAAAAAAATGAGAACCAAAGTTGATTCTCATTTTGTAATATTTACGTTTTGCCAATTAGCTCACGATATACTCAGTGATAACCGGCTGGTCTTTTTCGTTATCCCATTTCATTTTCCAGTCTTCTTTTACATCCATATCGATGTTTGCCTGCTTCATCGGAGCGACATATCTCACGTTGAAAGCAATATCAAACTCATCTTCAGAAGTTTCTGTTACTTTAATGTCTGAAACATGGTGCGTGGTGTTTCCCAGCATGCTGTTTTTGGACTCTGTGAACCAGTTGTTGAATCCTTCGTGACCAGTGAACTCGTCATTTCCGGGGAACTTCATTTTTACATCGTCAGAAAGATACTGTGTGAAGTAACTGTTCTCGTCAAGCTGATCAAAACGAGTAAACCACGTTTTCATAAATGCTTCAATTTTCTCTACCTTTTCCTGTTGTGTGCTCATAGATTTTATTTTAATGTGAATTATACTATAGTTGACCGATCAATTTAGATTTAAAAATCTGATTTTAATTTAAAATAAATTCCAGCCTAAATTCAAATGCAATCTAAAAATTTTAATTCTGAATTTCAATAAAATTTTGAAAATTATATTTCTTTTTTCATCACAGGATCCAAAATATCCATTTTTTTAAATGAAAATAAGGTTTAGATAAAAAAAAAAGAGAACTACTTTCGTAATTCTCATTAAAATCTAGTAGCGGGAACCGGACTCGAACCGATGACCTTCGGGTTATGAGCCCGACGAGCTACCTACTGCTCCATCCCGCGGTATTTCTTTTAAATCGTACCGACTGTAACGATTGTAATAAATTAGTAGCGGGAACCGGACTCGAACCGATGACCTTCGGGTTATGAGCCCGACGAGCTACCTACTGCTCCATCCCGCGGTGTTTCTTTTAAATCGTACCGACTGTAACGATTGTAATAAATTAGTAGCGGGAACCGGACTCGAACCGATGACCTTCGGGTTATGAGCCCGACGAGCTACCTACTGCTCCATCCCGCGATATTGGATTGCAAATATACGACAATATTTTACAATTCCTAATATTTCTTTTAAATAAAGGATTTCGCAGGAAATAATTTTATTTATTACTATCTTTGTTCTATGGCTAAAATACTCAGAATCTACCCCGACAATCCTCAGGAAAACCTTATCAACGAGGTCATTAAAACCCTGAACAACGGCGGACTCATCATCTACCCGTCTGATACAATCTATGCTTTGGGATGCAATATTTTCGACATCAAAGCCATGGAAAAACTTGCACAAATCAAAAAGCAGAAGCTAGAGAAAGCAAAATTCTCAATTATCTGTAATGATTTGAGCCACCTTTCTGATTTTACAAGACCTATTGACACTTCAGTTTTCAGGTTTTTGAAAAGCCACCTTCCGGGACCTTTCACTTTTATTCTGGAAGCCAACAAAAGTCTACCTTTAGCCTATAAAAATCACAAAACAATCGGGATCAGAGTTCCTGATCATCCGATTCCGCAGCTGATTGTGGAGAAACTGGGACATCCTATTGCCTCCACTTCCATTCACGATGATGACGAAATCATCGAATATTCTACCGATCCGGAACTGATTGCCGAGAAATATGATCATCTGGTTGACATCGTAATTGATTCCGGATATGGCGATAATGTTGCGTCTACGATTGTTGACCTGACATCGGGGGAACCGGAAATTATCCGTCAGGGAAAAGGTATTGTTTAGTTTAAGGTTTAAAGTTCAATGCTTAAGGTTTTTAGATTCAATTTTTATTTTTATGAAACTTATTACTTCGCCAGCCAAATTGATGAATGTAGAAAATACGACTGATCTTCTGAGATCTTCTACGCCGAAATTCATTGATGACGCAGCACATATTCACAAATATTTAAAGGAGAAAACACCGAAATATCTTTCAGATTTAATGGATATTTCGCCAAAACTCGCTGACGAGAACTGGGAAAGAAATCAAAAATGGAATGCCAAACCGACAGCAAAAAATTCCGCGCCGGCAATGTTTGCCTTTACGGGCGAGGTTTACAGAGGTTTAGATGCGAAAACTCTGGATAAAAAAGCGGTGGATTATCTTCAGAAAAATTACAGAATTCTTTCCGGATTGTACGGTTTGCTGAAACCTTCGGATAAAGTAATGCTTTACCGTCTTGAAATGGGTCGGCCGTTTGAATTTGAAGAGTATAAAAATCTTTATTCGTTCTGGACAGACAAAGTGACTGAACAGCTGAATTCTGAATTAAAAAAGAATGAAATTGTTCTCAATCTTGCGAGCAATGAGTACTTTAAAGTGATTGATAAAAAGAAACTCAATCATCAGGTCATCGATTTTGATTTTTATGAATTGAAAAACGGAAAGCCAAAAACAATCGTTGTTTACACGAAACACGCAAGAGGTTTGGTCGTAAGGTTTTGTGCTGAAACCAACGCAAAAAATTTAAATGATGTAAAAGCTTTCAACTATGAAGGCTACAGGATTGATGAGGAAAAATCTACAGATACTAACTTGGTTTTTGTGAGGTAAATCATGAAAGTCCTGACTGAACTGTTACAATTCGCCCTAAAACTTGTTTTCACAATGAGTTTCATGGTTTGCTGTTCGCAGGAAAAGAAAATCCTTTCAATCAACGGATTTCTTGACAATGATACTTATAACAGTGCTTACGAGGACACAATAAAATATACTTCAAAAAATATTTTCTCTGTAACTGAATATAAAAAACCCCAGAATAAAGGGAGCATTTCTGCCAGATTCAACGGAATTCCTTACACGAAGCAGACCTATACAGAGTATTTACAGGATGGAAGGAAAAAGTACAGTCAATACAGATCTTCTGAAACATTTATAACTGAGAAATTTCACTATGATAAGAATGAGTTGATTCTGAAAGAAACTGCTGAAAGTAAATATGGAAATTCTTACAAATGGCTTTTCTATAATCCTGACGGACTTTTAGATGAAGAAATTTATTATAAATCTGATCAGAGAAAGAAAAATTTCTTTGAAGGCTACACCAAATATCATTATTCTTCAGATGAGAAAAAAACTAATGTTAAAATAATGGATTACGGTTATGATTCTTTGGCCAACGAAGAAAAATACGAATTTGAATTCCCGATACTTACTAAAACAACTCCTCTTTACCAATCCAAAGTTCATGAATACCGTTGGATCAACGGAAAATATCAACCTACTAAAATAAAAGATTACATTGTAGAAAATCGTGACGTAACCTTTGAATACGATGAAAGCGGTCGTTTGACATCGGAAATTTGGTATCAGAATCACAACAGTCTTGAAAATAAAACCGAATTTTCTTATTCAGACAATTATAAGAACCAAACCGAACAGCAATATCATATTTTAGGAACTGAAAAGTCTACGAAAATAACCCGAAAATATGATGAGCACAAAAACCTGGTTTTTGAGCAAAGTATAGAATACACAGGGCATCCTCTGAGCGAAAATACGTTTGAATACGTATACGATAAACAGGGAAACTGGACCTCAAAAAAACATTTCAGAAAAGATGTGGATTCGGGAATTAATGCAGAAAAAGAACTTATAGATTATGAATATCGTGAGATAAAATACTACAATTCTGCCACTGTTCAAAGAAATTTTAAGTTACCTGAACTTCCTGAAATAGCAAATTCGATACGAAACAATATTCCTAAAATTGCAATTCATAAGAAAAAGAAAATTGAAGATTTTGATACCGCAGTAAAAAACGGCGATTTCGAAACCCAGATCAATCTGAAAAAAGCCAAAAATATTGAAGATTTTACTCCGGAATTCTGGACTTTAAAAGCCAAAGAATTTGGTAATCTGGATGACGAAGCCGGCGATGAAGCCGTTTGCGTTTATGAAACTCCAATTGAAGGAGATTTGGGATTCGAACAGGCACTTGTAATCTTTAAGAAAGCAGGTGAAGACTGGACTTTGTGGCATCAATCTACCAAACCCGTACTGTCTACAGCCCACGGCGGAATGATGGGAAATCCGTTTGAGGGAATCAGCATTCGAAATAAAACAATAATTGTAAGTCATTTTGGCGGAAGCAGGCAAAAATGGAGTTACACCCATCGGTACAGATTTCAAAATCAAAACTGGTACCTCATTGGTGCAAGCGTAAATTTCGGTTCGCCGTGCGATTACTTTGACTCTTTAGATTACAATTTATCGACGGGAATCGCCGTGTTTGAGCACAGTTCGGAAGACTGCAGTGATAATATAGACAAACCGAAAACAAGCCGCTGGAAAGAAACAGTCAGCAAAAAAATACAGTTGCCTCTGATGGATGAATTTTCTGTCGGTGAAAACAGAATTGAACTAAAAACAAGAAAAACAGAGATGTTTTATTAGAAAAAATGACATTTTCAGATTTAAAAAAACATTTTATACAGCAACTTTCAGAGATTTATTCCGAATCTGAAAGCGGTTTTATTTTTCAGATATTTGCTGAGTCAATTTTTGAATTGAATGCAGTTCAGCAGCGGCAGTTTTCTGATGAAAATGTTTCGGAAGATATTCAGATTCAATTTGAAAACATTATTTCAGATTTGAAAACCGGAAAACCGTATCTACAGATTTTAGGCGAAACCGAATTTTATGGAATGATGTTTTTTGTGGATGAAAACGTTTTAATTCCAAGACCTGAAACTGAGGAATTGCTGGAAATTGCTATTCAAAAAATTTCAAGGCTTCGACAAGCTCAGCCTGACACGAAGCTCCCGCAACTTTTAAACCCTAAAACCCTGGAACCCTCTGACTCTCAAACCCCAGAGTACTCCCACCCTAAAACCCCCAAACTCTCAAACCCTCAAACCCTCAAAATCCTCGACATCGGAACCGGCAGCGGCATCATTCCTTTGGTTTTGAAGAAGCATTTTCCCGACGCAGAAGTTTCTTCCATCGATTTTTCTGAAAAAGCTCTGGAAACGGCAAAGAGAAATGCAGAATTTCATGATTTGAATATTAATTTTATTCATGCAGATTATTTAAATTTAGATTTAAATGAAAATTTCGACGTCATTATTTCAAATCCACCGTACATCGGAGTAGATGAAGAAACGGAAATCGCTGATTCTGTAAAAGAATTTGAGCCGAAAATGGCTCTTTTTTCTCCAACTTCAGATGCTTTGATTTTTTACAGAAAAATTGCGGATGACTGCGGAAAATATTTAAATAGAAACGGTTTGGTTTTCCTTGAAATCAATCAGAAACTGGGTCAGGAAACTTTAGATTTATATCAAAATTTAGCGCATTCTGAGCTGGTTCAAGATCTGAGCGGAAATGACCGTTTCGTTTTTGGAATTAGATAAATTTCAATAAAATTTTCACAAAAAAAATCGGTTACTTTTAACCGATTTTTTTTCTTACAAATATTTCGAATGCCAAATAAAGCAACGGCAGCGACATAATGAATAAAAATAACGCATTTTCCATAGCCAACTGTGGAAACATCGAAACTGAAATAAGTAAACCAAAAAAAGCTCCGCCTAAATGTGCTGCGTGACCGATATTATCGTTGCTTCTGGGATTCAACATGCTGTAAACTGAATAACCAAAATAAAGCAGGCCAAAAATGTAACCAGGCAATGCAAATGCAGACGGAAGAAAAATAATTCCAATTCTAATTACGTCAGGATCTAGAGAAACTCCGGCAAATATAATTCCGGCAACACCTCCACTTGCTCCTATAGCCGAATACCAGCCTTGGTTCTTGTAGATTAATAATGAAAAAAGATTTCCCACCAAGATTGACCCAATATAAATGAGAAGAAAGCCGACGAGCCCAAAAGCTTCCAAAACATAGGGTCCAAACATGTACAGAACATACATATTCAGAGCAAGATGGATAAAATCGGCGTGTAGAAAGCCTGCTGAAAGCAATCTTACATATTCTTTACTGTACTTAATGGCTCCCACATTAAACTTGAATTTTTCAAAGTTCGGGGATCCTGCGGGAGCGGCGAAGCTCGCAATACAGGTGAGTGCTATGATTAAAATAATGATGTTCATGTTCGATTTTTTTTTTGTTTTTCAAAATTTCGCTTCTAAAACTTTGTCAAAGTTAATCTTGCTCAAAATAAAACTTTGACAAAGTTTAATTTTCTCCCTCCTGAAACAGATCACCTATCATTCCGCCTTCATCGTCCTGAGATGGCGCAAAATCGGGCTCTTCATACACTTCAGGCTCCTCCTCTACAGGCTCGGGAACAGTTATATTAATAGTTTTCACTTTAAATTTAGTGAACTGATTTCCGATGGCCTTAATTCCTTTTACTGAAATAAATTCGTCAATGTTGATGGTTTCAGGGTCACGGTCTTTGCCTTTGTCTTTGGCAAAAATAATTTCCGCTGTTGCTCCGTTGCTCACGATTACATTTTCAATGAATGATTTCGGATGTTCCGATGGCATAAAGGTCTGGATATGCGTATTGTTTTCAAATAAAAACCTTTTGATGAAATACATATCCTTCTCGCCATCGTAATAAATACACGTTACAGGCTGCTCCGGTTTCCATTTTTCGAGAATTAAATATTCATCATCAAAACGGTTTCCAAGATCGAATGAAACCAGTTTGGCTTCTCCGTTCGTATTGACTGTCAGAATTTTATCATCTCCCTTGAAATTACCTAAGAAAGTTCCGCGAACGTCTGCATTCAGCCTTCTCACGGTATCATCGTACCAGATTTTTCTCGGAGCTAATGTGGACACACCTTCTTCCTTTAAATCCACCTTTTTGATGGAATATTTGGTAACCAGATTTCCTTTGGAATCCCTTCCTTTGATCGCCAGTTCAGAAAAATCAATGTCCATTTTATTCTTTCTGATTCTCGGGTTTGGTTTAAGCAAAACACTTACCGTTTCCGCCTCACCATTCGGATTTGCCGAGAAATAAAGCGTTTCTGAGAATTTTTTATCTGAGGCCAAAGGATAATCTGTATTTCGTGTGACGCCGGTCACAGAAAAACGCTTCATGTAATAAGGTCCTTCCCTGCCTTCACGGTAGATCATATTGTAAACCGTTCGTTTATCGTTTTTCTTCCAGATGGCGACGTGCAGAATATCTTTTCCGATGAACGTTTTAGGTTCTACTTTTACCACTTTCATGCGCCCGTCTTTTCTGAAAGTAATGATGTCGTCGATGTCTGAACAGTCGAATAAATACTGATCTTTTTTTAGCGAAGTTCCGATAAAACCTTCTTCAAAATTGGCGTAAAATTTCTCGTTGGCTACCGCAACTTTTGTTGCATCAATAGTATCAAAAATTCTGAGTTCAGTTCTTCTTTCTCTGCCTTTTCCGTATTTTTTCTGGATGTTTAAATAGTAATCAACCGCATACTGAATCAAATTGGCGAGATTAAATCTCACCTGCTCAATCTTACCTTCCAATGCAGCGATATTTTCTTTAAATTTATCTAAATCGAATCTTGAAATCCTTTTGATTCTGATTTCCGTTAATCTTAAAATATCTTCCTGCGTCACAGCTCTCAGAAGGTGTGCTGTGTGAGGTTTTAATCCATCATCAATGGTTTGAAGAACATCTTCCCATGTTTCAACCTCTTCAATATCATGGTAAATCCGGTTTTCAATAAAAATTCTCTCCAGTGAAGAAAAATGCCAGCTTTCCTGCAATTCATGAAGCTCGATTTCAAGTTCTTTTTTGAGAAGGGAAACCGTATGATCGGTATTCATTTTCAGAATTTCCGAAACATTCAAAAACATCGGCTTATCACCAACAATCACGCAGGCATTAGGAGAAATCGTCACCTGACAGTCGGTAAATGCATAGAGAGCATCAATCGTCTTATCGGGAGAAACATCGTTGTGAAGGTGGATTAAAATTTCAACTTTATCCGAAGTATTGTCTTCAATTTTTTTGATCTTAATTTTTCCTCGTTCATTGGCTTTCAGGATAGAATCAATAAGATCTGATGTATTTTTTGAGAATGGGATCTCTGTAATCACCAAAGTGTTTTTATCACTCTGCGAAATTTTGGCTCTGGCTCTCACCTTTCCGCCTCTGTGCCCATCGTTGTATTCTGATACATCAAGAAATCCGGCGGTTAGAAAATCAGGATAGATTTCAAACTTTTTTCCTTTAAGATAAGCAACTGAAGCATTGATTAATTCGTTGAAATTATGCGGAAGAATTTTCGTGGAAAGTCCAACGCCGATTCCTTCAACACCCTGCGCCAGAAGCAATGGAAATTTTACAGGTAAATCAACCGGTTCGTTATTTCTTCCGTCATAGGATTTAGACCAAACGGTGGTTTTAGGATTAAAAACAACTTCGAGCGCAAACGGAGTCAGTCTTGCTTCAATATATCTCGCTGCTGCTGCAGAATCTCCGGTATAAATATTCCCCCAGTTTCCCTGAGTATCGATTAATAATTCACGTTGCCCGATTCCCACCATGGCATCCGTAATGGAAGCATCGCCGTGTGGGTGATACTTCATGGTGTTTCCGACAATGTTGGCGACTTTGTTGTAACGTCCGTCTTCCAGCTCACGCATAGAATGCATGATTCGGCGCTGTACGGGTTTAAAACCATCAAAGACAGAGGGTATTGCTCTGTCTAAAATTACATAAGATGCATAATCAAGAAACCAGTCTTTGTAGAGTCCTGAAACTTTTTTCAGGCTTTCACTTTCGTGAGAGTGTTCTTCATTCATTATTTACTTTCTCCTTATTGTTTTTTACCACTTTATTGAGTGAAAATTTTAAATCGTTAAGCTCTTTTCCAGACAGATAAGAGATTTCATATTTTAGGATCGTATTGCCGCTTTTGCTGTTGATGGTGATGTAGAGCCTTTTAAAAAAAAGAAAAGTAAACGTTTCAAATTTCACAAATTTGTATTTCGGAAACTCATCGCTCAGTGGCGTGCTCAAAAAAGGAACAATATTTCTGTTTCTGAAGTGTAAAGCCTCGCCATCACTGTCGTATTCAAAAATCTGTCTTCCGTTAAGATAAAAAACAATTATCAAAATTGCGGGAACCGCAATCAGAAGATACGCCTCCATTCCGAGCAGTTGAAACCTCATCTCTTCGGCAAAGAAAGCCAAAATCCCTATCACCAAAAGCATAATTAATGCGGTGTTTATAAAGTTGTAAAGCGGAGCTTTACGTTTATTACTGAGTCTCATTTCTAAATCAAGTGTGTTTCAGTTTAGTCTTAGTTTTTTAAATCGCTTCTGAAATAATTTCTTTTTTGTCAATTTCAGAATCGTCTTCCACTACAAGGTTCTCGAGGATAAAAGTCTGTCTGTCGGGCGTATTTTTTCCCATGTAAAATTCCAGAAGCTGATCGATGGTCTGATCTTTTCCTAGAACCACAGGCTCCAGACGGATATCTTTTCCAATAAAATTTTTAAACTCATCAGGGGAAATCTCTCCAAGACCTTTAAATCTCGTAATCTCCGGATTTTTCCCTAATTCATTCAAAGCCTTTACCCTTTCGAGTTCAGAATAGCAATATCTTGTCTCTTTTTTATTTCGTACCCTGAAGAGTGGCGTCTGAAGAATATACAAATGTCCATTTTTAATCACATCAGGGAAAAACTGAAGAAAAAACGTAATCATCAGCAATCTGATGTGCATACCGTCCACATCGGCATCGGTGGCAATAATCACCTGATTGTATCTGAGATCTTCAAGACTTTCTTCGATATTCAGAGCCGCCTGAAGAAGGTTAAATTCTTCATTTTCATACACTACTTTTTTGGTTAAACCATAGCAGTTTAAAGGTTTTCCTTTTAACGAAAATACAGCCTGAGTTTCCACATCTCTTGACTTTGTGATGGAACCTGATGCAGAATCTCCTTCGGTAATAAATATCTGAGTTTCAGCTTTTCTCTCTGCTTTCTGGTCGTTGTAATGCTGTCTGCAGTCACGAAGTTTTTTATTGTGAAGCGAAACTTTTTTTGCTCTTTCTCTCGCCAGTTTCTGAATTCCGGAAAGTTCTTTTCTTTCTCTTTCAGAAATTAATATTTTGCGTTGGAGAGCCTCGGCAATTTCAGGGTTTTTATGAAGGTAATTATCAAGTTTATTTTTTAAATAATTGATAACAAAGGTTTTAATCGTCTCCAATTCTTTACCATCTTTATCCTGACCCATTGTTGCAGAACCCAGTTTGGTTTTGGTCTGAGATTCAAAAACCGGATTTCCAACGTTGATGTAAACCGCTCCGATAATGGCTTTTCTGATATCGGTAGCTTCAAAATTTTTATTGAAAAACTCACGGATGGTTTTCACATAAGCTTCTTTAAAAGCGTTCAAATGCGTTCCGCCCTGCGAAGTGTACTGTCCGTTAACAAATGAAAAATAGGTTTCAGACTGAGATTTGTCTGAATGCGTGATCGCAAGTTCCATATCATCATCCTTAATGTGAATAATAGGATAGACGATTTCGCCGTCGATTTCCTCTTCCAACAAGTCTTTCAAACCGTTTTGAGATTCGTAGACTTCTCCGTTAAAATATATTTTTAAACCTAAATTCAGATACGTATAATTGCGGAGCATTTTGGCAACATACTCATTTCTGAATTTGAAGTTGATAAAAATGCTCTCGTCAGGCAGAAAAGTAATTTCTGTTCCGTTTCGCTCGGAAGTTTCAGCTTCTTCATGAAGAATATCCAGCCTTCCCTCACGGAATTCTGCAATTCTCATTTTACCTTCCCTTACGGATTTTACTTTAAAATAGGTCGATAGAAAGTTAACAGCCTTTGTACCAACACCATTAAGACCGATAGATTTTTTAAAGGCACCGTCATCATATTTTCCACCCGTGTTCATAATGGAAACCACGTCCACAATTTTTCCCAACGGAATTCCACGGCCATAATCACGCACAGTTACAGTGCCGTCCTTGATTTTCACATCAATTCTTTTTCCGGCCTTCATTCTGAATTCATCGATGGAATTATCGAGAACTTCTTTCAGTAAAATATAAATTCCGTCATCTACCGAAGAACCGTCTCCCAGCTTCCCGATGTACATTCCCGGCCTAAGCCTTACGTGCTCGCGGGGTTCGAGGGTTCGGATATTTTCTTCGTTATAATTCGGCTGTAAATCTTGTGGCATATTTAAAAATCAGTAAACAGACAAAAATACGGAATTGAACAAAAAAATCCGAATTTTTAAGACTTATTTTTCCATGATTTATTAAAAATAACTAAAAAGCAGTATATTTAATTTAATATTAAAAAACCACCCGTGTTCTAAGCCGTAATTTAATTGAATGTCGACAATTGCATTGAAAAAAATCTATTGAACCAACACGAAAAAAGACGCAACAAAATCTGTTACGCCTTCGATATTTTTGCATTAAAATTTTAATCCAGAAGACTTCCCAAACCTCCTAAAATACCACCTTCTTCTTTATGGCCTCCTCCTCCGAACTGTAAGATTTTTCCTGCCAAACGCGAAATGGGCAAGGTTTGAATCCAGACTTTCCCCGGACCTTTCAGTTGGGCAAAAAACAATCCTTCACCTCCGAACAAAGTATTTTTTACACCGCCCACAAACTGAATATCATAATCTACATTTTTTGTAAAAGCAACGATGCAGCCGGTATCGATTTTCAAAATTTCGCCGGGCTGAAGTTCCTTTTCCATTACGTGACCGCCACTGTGTACGAAAGTCATCCCGTCACCTTCAAGTTTCTGCATGATGAAACCTTCACCACCGAAAAGTCCGGTTCCCAGTTTTTTCTGAAACTCAATTCCAACAGAAACCCCTTTTGCTGCACAGAGAAAAGCGTCTTTCTGACAAATCACTTTTCCGCCCAACGCATTCAAA
It includes:
- a CDS encoding L-threonylcarbamoyladenylate synthase, whose protein sequence is MAKILRIYPDNPQENLINEVIKTLNNGGLIIYPSDTIYALGCNIFDIKAMEKLAQIKKQKLEKAKFSIICNDLSHLSDFTRPIDTSVFRFLKSHLPGPFTFILEANKSLPLAYKNHKTIGIRVPDHPIPQLIVEKLGHPIASTSIHDDDEIIEYSTDPELIAEKYDHLVDIVIDSGYGDNVASTIVDLTSGEPEIIRQGKGIV
- the yaaA gene encoding peroxide stress protein YaaA yields the protein MKLITSPAKLMNVENTTDLLRSSTPKFIDDAAHIHKYLKEKTPKYLSDLMDISPKLADENWERNQKWNAKPTAKNSAPAMFAFTGEVYRGLDAKTLDKKAVDYLQKNYRILSGLYGLLKPSDKVMLYRLEMGRPFEFEEYKNLYSFWTDKVTEQLNSELKKNEIVLNLASNEYFKVIDKKKLNHQVIDFDFYELKNGKPKTIVVYTKHARGLVVRFCAETNAKNLNDVKAFNYEGYRIDEEKSTDTNLVFVR
- a CDS encoding RHS repeat domain-containing protein; the encoded protein is MKVLTELLQFALKLVFTMSFMVCCSQEKKILSINGFLDNDTYNSAYEDTIKYTSKNIFSVTEYKKPQNKGSISARFNGIPYTKQTYTEYLQDGRKKYSQYRSSETFITEKFHYDKNELILKETAESKYGNSYKWLFYNPDGLLDEEIYYKSDQRKKNFFEGYTKYHYSSDEKKTNVKIMDYGYDSLANEEKYEFEFPILTKTTPLYQSKVHEYRWINGKYQPTKIKDYIVENRDVTFEYDESGRLTSEIWYQNHNSLENKTEFSYSDNYKNQTEQQYHILGTEKSTKITRKYDEHKNLVFEQSIEYTGHPLSENTFEYVYDKQGNWTSKKHFRKDVDSGINAEKELIDYEYREIKYYNSATVQRNFKLPELPEIANSIRNNIPKIAIHKKKKIEDFDTAVKNGDFETQINLKKAKNIEDFTPEFWTLKAKEFGNLDDEAGDEAVCVYETPIEGDLGFEQALVIFKKAGEDWTLWHQSTKPVLSTAHGGMMGNPFEGISIRNKTIIVSHFGGSRQKWSYTHRYRFQNQNWYLIGASVNFGSPCDYFDSLDYNLSTGIAVFEHSSEDCSDNIDKPKTSRWKETVSKKIQLPLMDEFSVGENRIELKTRKTEMFY
- the prmC gene encoding peptide chain release factor N(5)-glutamine methyltransferase; translation: MTFSDLKKHFIQQLSEIYSESESGFIFQIFAESIFELNAVQQRQFSDENVSEDIQIQFENIISDLKTGKPYLQILGETEFYGMMFFVDENVLIPRPETEELLEIAIQKISRLRQAQPDTKLPQLLNPKTLEPSDSQTPEYSHPKTPKLSNPQTLKILDIGTGSGIIPLVLKKHFPDAEVSSIDFSEKALETAKRNAEFHDLNINFIHADYLNLDLNENFDVIISNPPYIGVDEETEIADSVKEFEPKMALFSPTSDALIFYRKIADDCGKYLNRNGLVFLEINQKLGQETLDLYQNLAHSELVQDLSGNDRFVFGIR
- a CDS encoding rhomboid family intramembrane serine protease gives rise to the protein MNIIILIIALTCIASFAAPAGSPNFEKFKFNVGAIKYSKEYVRLLSAGFLHADFIHLALNMYVLYMFGPYVLEAFGLVGFLLIYIGSILVGNLFSLLIYKNQGWYSAIGASGGVAGIIFAGVSLDPDVIRIGIIFLPSAFALPGYIFGLLYFGYSVYSMLNPRSNDNIGHAAHLGGAFFGLLISVSMFPQLAMENALFLFIMSLPLLYLAFEIFVRKKIG
- a CDS encoding DNA gyrase/topoisomerase IV subunit A, producing the protein MNEEHSHESESLKKVSGLYKDWFLDYASYVILDRAIPSVFDGFKPVQRRIMHSMRELEDGRYNKVANIVGNTMKYHPHGDASITDAMVGIGQRELLIDTQGNWGNIYTGDSAAAARYIEARLTPFALEVVFNPKTTVWSKSYDGRNNEPVDLPVKFPLLLAQGVEGIGVGLSTKILPHNFNELINASVAYLKGKKFEIYPDFLTAGFLDVSEYNDGHRGGKVRARAKISQSDKNTLVITEIPFSKNTSDLIDSILKANERGKIKIKKIEDNTSDKVEILIHLHNDVSPDKTIDALYAFTDCQVTISPNACVIVGDKPMFLNVSEILKMNTDHTVSLLKKELEIELHELQESWHFSSLERIFIENRIYHDIEEVETWEDVLQTIDDGLKPHTAHLLRAVTQEDILRLTEIRIKRISRFDLDKFKENIAALEGKIEQVRFNLANLIQYAVDYYLNIQKKYGKGRERRTELRIFDTIDATKVAVANEKFYANFEEGFIGTSLKKDQYLFDCSDIDDIITFRKDGRMKVVKVEPKTFIGKDILHVAIWKKNDKRTVYNMIYREGREGPYYMKRFSVTGVTRNTDYPLASDKKFSETLYFSANPNGEAETVSVLLKPNPRIRKNKMDIDFSELAIKGRDSKGNLVTKYSIKKVDLKEEGVSTLAPRKIWYDDTVRRLNADVRGTFLGNFKGDDKILTVNTNGEAKLVSFDLGNRFDDEYLILEKWKPEQPVTCIYYDGEKDMYFIKRFLFENNTHIQTFMPSEHPKSFIENVIVSNGATAEIIFAKDKGKDRDPETINIDEFISVKGIKAIGNQFTKFKVKTINITVPEPVEEEPEVYEEPDFAPSQDDEGGMIGDLFQEGEN
- a CDS encoding DNA topoisomerase IV subunit B — translated: MPQDLQPNYNEENIRTLEPREHVRLRPGMYIGKLGDGSSVDDGIYILLKEVLDNSIDEFRMKAGKRIDVKIKDGTVTVRDYGRGIPLGKIVDVVSIMNTGGKYDDGAFKKSIGLNGVGTKAVNFLSTYFKVKSVREGKMRIAEFREGRLDILHEEAETSERNGTEITFLPDESIFINFKFRNEYVAKMLRNYTYLNLGLKIYFNGEVYESQNGLKDLLEEEIDGEIVYPIIHIKDDDMELAITHSDKSQSETYFSFVNGQYTSQGGTHLNAFKEAYVKTIREFFNKNFEATDIRKAIIGAVYINVGNPVFESQTKTKLGSATMGQDKDGKELETIKTFVINYLKNKLDNYLHKNPEIAEALQRKILISERERKELSGIQKLARERAKKVSLHNKKLRDCRQHYNDQKAERKAETQIFITEGDSASGSITKSRDVETQAVFSLKGKPLNCYGLTKKVVYENEEFNLLQAALNIEESLEDLRYNQVIIATDADVDGMHIRLLMITFFLQFFPDVIKNGHLYILQTPLFRVRNKKETRYCYSELERVKALNELGKNPEITRFKGLGEISPDEFKNFIGKDIRLEPVVLGKDQTIDQLLEFYMGKNTPDRQTFILENLVVEDDSEIDKKEIISEAI
- a CDS encoding TIGR00266 family protein, producing the protein MNNHEIDYRIHGEEMQCVEIELDPQESVIAEPGSFMMMTEGVKMETMFGDGNEKGLMGKLFSAGKRMLTGENLFMTVFTNIDKTKKQVTFAAPYSGKIIPLDLNALGGKVICQKDAFLCAAKGVSVGIEFQKKLGTGLFGGEGFIMQKLEGDGMTFVHSGGHVMEKELQPGEILKIDTGCIVAFTKNVDYDIQFVGGVKNTLFGGEGLFFAQLKGPGKVWIQTLPISRLAGKILQFGGGGHKEEGGILGGLGSLLD